The following proteins come from a genomic window of Ursus arctos isolate Adak ecotype North America unplaced genomic scaffold, UrsArc2.0 scaffold_12, whole genome shotgun sequence:
- the TRMT13 gene encoding tRNA:m(4)X modification enzyme TRM13 homolog isoform X5: MAASAPAPHTTEFPAEGRCSYYVEKKKRFCRMVVAAGKRFCGEHAGVAEEENARKRILCPLDPKHTVYEDQLAKHLKKCNSREKPKPDFFIQDINAGLKDETEIPEQLVSISSLSEEQLENLIKKLRKASEGLNSPLKDQILSHPALHDALNDPKNGDSATKHLKQQASILGNIEKLKLLGPRRCFVEFGAGKGKLSHWVDIALKDAEKVHFILVEKVTTRFKVDGKHRRKNSVFERLQIDIQHLCLSKIPLLSKEKLPVVGIGKHLCGVATA; the protein is encoded by the exons ATGGCGGCTTCTGCGCCGGCCCCGCACACGACTGAGTTTCCGGCTGAGGGTCGGTGCAGTTACTATGTGGAAAAGAAGAAGCGGTTCTGCAGGATGGTGGTGGCAGCAGGGAAAAGATTCTGTGGGGAACACGCTGGAGTCGCGGAG GAAGAAAATGCTCGGAAAAGAATTCTGTGTCCTTTAGATCCAAAACA cACAGTATATGAAGATCAACTagcaaagcatttgaaaaaatgtaacTCAAGAGAGAAGCCAAAACCT gaCTTCTTTATTCAAGATATTAACGCAGGCTTAAAAGATGAAACAGAAATACCTGAACAATTA GTttcaatttcttctctctctgaagagCAGTTGGAAAACTTAATTAAGAAATTGCGGAAAGCAAGTGAAG GTTTGAACTCTCCACTTAAAGATCAAATTCTGTCCCATCCAGCATTGCATGATGCCCTTAATGACCCTAAAAATGGTGATTCTGCAACCAAACACCTGAAACAGCAG GCTTCTATTTTAGGTAACATTGAAAAATTGAAGTTACTTGGTCCAAGAAGATGCTTTGTTGAGTTTGGAGCAGGAAAGGGAAAATTATCTCATTGGGTTGATATTGCCTTAAAAGATGCTGAAAAAGTTCACTTCATTCTAGTAGAAAAGGTGACCACGAGATTCAag GTAGATGGCAAACACAGAAGGAAGAATTCAGTATTTGAGAGACTTCAAATTGATATTCAACACTTGTGTTTGA gtAAGATTCCTCTGCTAAGCAAAGAAAAACTACCTGTGGTAGGAATTGGGAAGCATCTGTGTGGTGTGGCAACAG CCTGA
- the TRMT13 gene encoding tRNA:m(4)X modification enzyme TRM13 homolog isoform X2, which yields MEENARKRILCPLDPKHTVYEDQLAKHLKKCNSREKPKPDFFIQDINAGLKDETEIPEQLVSISSLSEEQLENLIKKLRKASEGLNSPLKDQILSHPALHDALNDPKNGDSATKHLKQQASILGNIEKLKLLGPRRCFVEFGAGKGKLSHWVDIALKDAEKVHFILVEKVTTRFKVDGKHRRKNSVFERLQIDIQHLCLSKIPLLSKEKLPVVGIGKHLCGVATDLALRCLVETYAASCEERNEEPLAKRIKNDKTEKEINTLAKEGNEKNVAEKWSPVAGIVIALCCHHRCDWRHYVGTEYFRALGLGAVEFHYFQRMSSWATCGMRRTSLEASSLTTKSKDQQNADSEEHDDGGCRIPDDSTESAPGFLTVEEKKKIGHLCKLLIDQGRVKYLQQKGFSPALQYYTDPLVSLENVLLTALPNHSSSPETTA from the exons ATG GAAGAAAATGCTCGGAAAAGAATTCTGTGTCCTTTAGATCCAAAACA cACAGTATATGAAGATCAACTagcaaagcatttgaaaaaatgtaacTCAAGAGAGAAGCCAAAACCT gaCTTCTTTATTCAAGATATTAACGCAGGCTTAAAAGATGAAACAGAAATACCTGAACAATTA GTttcaatttcttctctctctgaagagCAGTTGGAAAACTTAATTAAGAAATTGCGGAAAGCAAGTGAAG GTTTGAACTCTCCACTTAAAGATCAAATTCTGTCCCATCCAGCATTGCATGATGCCCTTAATGACCCTAAAAATGGTGATTCTGCAACCAAACACCTGAAACAGCAG GCTTCTATTTTAGGTAACATTGAAAAATTGAAGTTACTTGGTCCAAGAAGATGCTTTGTTGAGTTTGGAGCAGGAAAGGGAAAATTATCTCATTGGGTTGATATTGCCTTAAAAGATGCTGAAAAAGTTCACTTCATTCTAGTAGAAAAGGTGACCACGAGATTCAag GTAGATGGCAAACACAGAAGGAAGAATTCAGTATTTGAGAGACTTCAAATTGATATTCAACACTTGTGTTTGA gtAAGATTCCTCTGCTAAGCAAAGAAAAACTACCTGTGGTAGGAATTGGGAAGCATCTGTGTGGTGTGGCAACAG ATCTTGCATTACGATGTTTGGTTGAAACCTATGCTGCCAGTTGTgaggaaaggaatgaagaaccTTTAGCCAAACGCATAAAGaatgataaaacagaaaaagaaattaacactttggccaaggaaggaaatgagaaaaatgtcgCAGAGAAGTGGAGCCCTGTGGCTGGCATTGTTATTGCACTCTGTTGTCACCACAGGTGTGATTGGAGACATTATGTGGGCACAGAGTATTTCAGGGCTCTAGGCCTTGGAGCAGTGGAATTCCACTACTTCCAGCGAATGAGTAGTTGGGCGACTTGTGGGATGCGAAGAACATCTTTGGAAGCCTCCAGTCTTACCACGAAGAGCAAAGATCAGCAGAATGCTGACAGTGAAGAGCACGATGACGGGGGATGCAGAATCCCGGACGACAGCACTGAGAGCGCGCCTGG GTTCCTTACtgttgaagaaaagaagaaaatagggcATCTTTGTAAATTGCTGATTGACCAAGGCCGAGTCAAGTATTTACAGCAGAAAGGATTCAGTCCTGCTTTACAGTATTATACAGATCCTCTGGTGTCTTTGGAAAATGTATTGTTAACTGCTTTACCAAATCATTCTTCATCACCAGAAACAACTgcttaa
- the TRMT13 gene encoding tRNA:m(4)X modification enzyme TRM13 homolog isoform X1, which yields MAASAPAPHTTEFPAEGRCSYYVEKKKRFCRMVVAAGKRFCGEHAGVAEEENARKRILCPLDPKHTVYEDQLAKHLKKCNSREKPKPDFFIQDINAGLKDETEIPEQLVSISSLSEEQLENLIKKLRKASEGLNSPLKDQILSHPALHDALNDPKNGDSATKHLKQQASILGNIEKLKLLGPRRCFVEFGAGKGKLSHWVDIALKDAEKVHFILVEKVTTRFKVDGKHRRKNSVFERLQIDIQHLCLSKIPLLSKEKLPVVGIGKHLCGVATDLALRCLVETYAASCEERNEEPLAKRIKNDKTEKEINTLAKEGNEKNVAEKWSPVAGIVIALCCHHRCDWRHYVGTEYFRALGLGAVEFHYFQRMSSWATCGMRRTSLEASSLTTKSKDQQNADSEEHDDGGCRIPDDSTESAPGFLTVEEKKKIGHLCKLLIDQGRVKYLQQKGFSPALQYYTDPLVSLENVLLTALPNHSSSPETTA from the exons ATGGCGGCTTCTGCGCCGGCCCCGCACACGACTGAGTTTCCGGCTGAGGGTCGGTGCAGTTACTATGTGGAAAAGAAGAAGCGGTTCTGCAGGATGGTGGTGGCAGCAGGGAAAAGATTCTGTGGGGAACACGCTGGAGTCGCGGAG GAAGAAAATGCTCGGAAAAGAATTCTGTGTCCTTTAGATCCAAAACA cACAGTATATGAAGATCAACTagcaaagcatttgaaaaaatgtaacTCAAGAGAGAAGCCAAAACCT gaCTTCTTTATTCAAGATATTAACGCAGGCTTAAAAGATGAAACAGAAATACCTGAACAATTA GTttcaatttcttctctctctgaagagCAGTTGGAAAACTTAATTAAGAAATTGCGGAAAGCAAGTGAAG GTTTGAACTCTCCACTTAAAGATCAAATTCTGTCCCATCCAGCATTGCATGATGCCCTTAATGACCCTAAAAATGGTGATTCTGCAACCAAACACCTGAAACAGCAG GCTTCTATTTTAGGTAACATTGAAAAATTGAAGTTACTTGGTCCAAGAAGATGCTTTGTTGAGTTTGGAGCAGGAAAGGGAAAATTATCTCATTGGGTTGATATTGCCTTAAAAGATGCTGAAAAAGTTCACTTCATTCTAGTAGAAAAGGTGACCACGAGATTCAag GTAGATGGCAAACACAGAAGGAAGAATTCAGTATTTGAGAGACTTCAAATTGATATTCAACACTTGTGTTTGA gtAAGATTCCTCTGCTAAGCAAAGAAAAACTACCTGTGGTAGGAATTGGGAAGCATCTGTGTGGTGTGGCAACAG ATCTTGCATTACGATGTTTGGTTGAAACCTATGCTGCCAGTTGTgaggaaaggaatgaagaaccTTTAGCCAAACGCATAAAGaatgataaaacagaaaaagaaattaacactttggccaaggaaggaaatgagaaaaatgtcgCAGAGAAGTGGAGCCCTGTGGCTGGCATTGTTATTGCACTCTGTTGTCACCACAGGTGTGATTGGAGACATTATGTGGGCACAGAGTATTTCAGGGCTCTAGGCCTTGGAGCAGTGGAATTCCACTACTTCCAGCGAATGAGTAGTTGGGCGACTTGTGGGATGCGAAGAACATCTTTGGAAGCCTCCAGTCTTACCACGAAGAGCAAAGATCAGCAGAATGCTGACAGTGAAGAGCACGATGACGGGGGATGCAGAATCCCGGACGACAGCACTGAGAGCGCGCCTGG GTTCCTTACtgttgaagaaaagaagaaaatagggcATCTTTGTAAATTGCTGATTGACCAAGGCCGAGTCAAGTATTTACAGCAGAAAGGATTCAGTCCTGCTTTACAGTATTATACAGATCCTCTGGTGTCTTTGGAAAATGTATTGTTAACTGCTTTACCAAATCATTCTTCATCACCAGAAACAACTgcttaa
- the TRMT13 gene encoding tRNA:m(4)X modification enzyme TRM13 homolog isoform X4: MAASAPAPHTTEFPAEGRCSYYVEKKKRFCRMVVAAGKRFCGEHAGVAEEENARKRILCPLDPKHTVYEDQLAKHLKKCNSREKPKPDFFIQDINAGLKDETEIPEQLVSISSLSEEQLENLIKKLRKASEGLNSPLKDQILSHPALHDALNDPKNGDSATKHLKQQASILGNIEKLKLLGPRRCFVEFGAGKGKLSHWVDIALKDAEKVHFILVEKVTTRFKVDGKHRRKNSVFERLQIDIQHLCLSKIPLLSKEKLPVVGIGKHLCGVATGVIGDIMWAQSISGL; encoded by the exons ATGGCGGCTTCTGCGCCGGCCCCGCACACGACTGAGTTTCCGGCTGAGGGTCGGTGCAGTTACTATGTGGAAAAGAAGAAGCGGTTCTGCAGGATGGTGGTGGCAGCAGGGAAAAGATTCTGTGGGGAACACGCTGGAGTCGCGGAG GAAGAAAATGCTCGGAAAAGAATTCTGTGTCCTTTAGATCCAAAACA cACAGTATATGAAGATCAACTagcaaagcatttgaaaaaatgtaacTCAAGAGAGAAGCCAAAACCT gaCTTCTTTATTCAAGATATTAACGCAGGCTTAAAAGATGAAACAGAAATACCTGAACAATTA GTttcaatttcttctctctctgaagagCAGTTGGAAAACTTAATTAAGAAATTGCGGAAAGCAAGTGAAG GTTTGAACTCTCCACTTAAAGATCAAATTCTGTCCCATCCAGCATTGCATGATGCCCTTAATGACCCTAAAAATGGTGATTCTGCAACCAAACACCTGAAACAGCAG GCTTCTATTTTAGGTAACATTGAAAAATTGAAGTTACTTGGTCCAAGAAGATGCTTTGTTGAGTTTGGAGCAGGAAAGGGAAAATTATCTCATTGGGTTGATATTGCCTTAAAAGATGCTGAAAAAGTTCACTTCATTCTAGTAGAAAAGGTGACCACGAGATTCAag GTAGATGGCAAACACAGAAGGAAGAATTCAGTATTTGAGAGACTTCAAATTGATATTCAACACTTGTGTTTGA gtAAGATTCCTCTGCTAAGCAAAGAAAAACTACCTGTGGTAGGAATTGGGAAGCATCTGTGTGGTGTGGCAACAG GTGTGATTGGAGACATTATGTGGGCACAGAGTATTTCAGGGCTCTAG
- the TRMT13 gene encoding tRNA:m(4)X modification enzyme TRM13 homolog isoform X6: MAASAPAPHTTEFPAEGRCSYYVEKKKRFCRMVVAAGKRFCGEHAGVAEEENARKRILCPLDPKHTVYEDQLAKHLKKCNSREKPKPDFFIQDINAGLKDETEIPEQLVSISSLSEEQLENLIKKLRKASEGLNSPLKDQILSHPALHDALNDPKNGDSATKHLKQQASILGNIEKLKLLGPRRCFVEFGAGKGKLSHWVDIALKDAEKVHFILVEKVTTRFKVDGKHRRKNSVFERLQIDIQHLCLSKIPLLSKEKLPVVGIGKHLCGVATE; encoded by the exons ATGGCGGCTTCTGCGCCGGCCCCGCACACGACTGAGTTTCCGGCTGAGGGTCGGTGCAGTTACTATGTGGAAAAGAAGAAGCGGTTCTGCAGGATGGTGGTGGCAGCAGGGAAAAGATTCTGTGGGGAACACGCTGGAGTCGCGGAG GAAGAAAATGCTCGGAAAAGAATTCTGTGTCCTTTAGATCCAAAACA cACAGTATATGAAGATCAACTagcaaagcatttgaaaaaatgtaacTCAAGAGAGAAGCCAAAACCT gaCTTCTTTATTCAAGATATTAACGCAGGCTTAAAAGATGAAACAGAAATACCTGAACAATTA GTttcaatttcttctctctctgaagagCAGTTGGAAAACTTAATTAAGAAATTGCGGAAAGCAAGTGAAG GTTTGAACTCTCCACTTAAAGATCAAATTCTGTCCCATCCAGCATTGCATGATGCCCTTAATGACCCTAAAAATGGTGATTCTGCAACCAAACACCTGAAACAGCAG GCTTCTATTTTAGGTAACATTGAAAAATTGAAGTTACTTGGTCCAAGAAGATGCTTTGTTGAGTTTGGAGCAGGAAAGGGAAAATTATCTCATTGGGTTGATATTGCCTTAAAAGATGCTGAAAAAGTTCACTTCATTCTAGTAGAAAAGGTGACCACGAGATTCAag GTAGATGGCAAACACAGAAGGAAGAATTCAGTATTTGAGAGACTTCAAATTGATATTCAACACTTGTGTTTGA gtAAGATTCCTCTGCTAAGCAAAGAAAAACTACCTGTGGTAGGAATTGGGAAGCATCTGTGTGGTGTGGCAACAG AATGA
- the TRMT13 gene encoding tRNA:m(4)X modification enzyme TRM13 homolog isoform X3 — protein MAASAPAPHTTEFPAEGRCSYYVEKKKRFCRMVVAAGKRFCGEHAGVAEEENARKRILCPLDPKHTVYEDQLAKHLKKCNSREKPKPDFFIQDINAGLKDETEIPEQLVSISSLSEEQLENLIKKLRKASEGLNSPLKDQILSHPALHDALNDPKNGDSATKHLKQQASILGNIEKLKLLGPRRCFVEFGAGKGKLSHWVDIALKDAEKVHFILVEKVTTRFKVDGKHRRKNSVFERLQIDIQHLCLSKIPLLSKEKLPVVGIGKHLCGVATAHPPRSLGVQSSLHSQSWHVKDIP, from the exons ATGGCGGCTTCTGCGCCGGCCCCGCACACGACTGAGTTTCCGGCTGAGGGTCGGTGCAGTTACTATGTGGAAAAGAAGAAGCGGTTCTGCAGGATGGTGGTGGCAGCAGGGAAAAGATTCTGTGGGGAACACGCTGGAGTCGCGGAG GAAGAAAATGCTCGGAAAAGAATTCTGTGTCCTTTAGATCCAAAACA cACAGTATATGAAGATCAACTagcaaagcatttgaaaaaatgtaacTCAAGAGAGAAGCCAAAACCT gaCTTCTTTATTCAAGATATTAACGCAGGCTTAAAAGATGAAACAGAAATACCTGAACAATTA GTttcaatttcttctctctctgaagagCAGTTGGAAAACTTAATTAAGAAATTGCGGAAAGCAAGTGAAG GTTTGAACTCTCCACTTAAAGATCAAATTCTGTCCCATCCAGCATTGCATGATGCCCTTAATGACCCTAAAAATGGTGATTCTGCAACCAAACACCTGAAACAGCAG GCTTCTATTTTAGGTAACATTGAAAAATTGAAGTTACTTGGTCCAAGAAGATGCTTTGTTGAGTTTGGAGCAGGAAAGGGAAAATTATCTCATTGGGTTGATATTGCCTTAAAAGATGCTGAAAAAGTTCACTTCATTCTAGTAGAAAAGGTGACCACGAGATTCAag GTAGATGGCAAACACAGAAGGAAGAATTCAGTATTTGAGAGACTTCAAATTGATATTCAACACTTGTGTTTGA gtAAGATTCCTCTGCTAAGCAAAGAAAAACTACCTGTGGTAGGAATTGGGAAGCATCTGTGTGGTGTGGCAACAG CACACCCACCTCGAAGTTTAGGTGTACAATCATCGTTACATTCGCAAAGCTGGCACGTGAAAGACATTCCGTAa